The stretch of DNA GCCTGAAATTCAGGAATTCTGAAGCAGGGAGAGGATCTTCAGGGCCTTTGGGTCCTTGATGCAGTAGATGGAATGCCCCCCCTCCCGCCTGAGGGACAGGATGCCCCGGGACCGCAGAATTCCCAGGTGCTGGGAGATGTTTGACTGTTTCAGGTTCAATTTCTCCCCGATGTTGGTGACGCAGCGTCCTTCCTTCTGCAGCATCTCCAGAATGCTTATGCGTGTGGGGTGGGCGAGTGCCTTAAGGTACTCCGCCTGGGTTCCTCTATCCTCTTCCATGCCGATATCCTCCGCGGCGCTCCAGTTACCCCTTCAAGACAGGCCATCGTGAATTTTCGATTTGCGCGCCCTTAAGTGAGTGCATTGATGACTTTGCGAGAAGTCATTAAATTTGTGGACCATCCTGGAAATGAGTACCTGGATGAGGACCGTATCCCACCATTTGTCATCGCGCCTGTCCCGCCATAGCTCGAAGAGCGACGGCGGAAGCTGTAACCCATGCGACCTGTCCGCCATAGCCCGTAGGGCGGACGGCGGAAGCGATCCCATGGCGGCCGGAGGCGCCGTGACGGCCTTTTCAGCTTTGCACGGGATTGCCGCGCCTATGGTTTCACTCGGGCTCGCAATGACAGTAAAATAATAAAGGTACGCATTAACCGGATGAACTGAATTTGTTTATCGTGATAATGTAATTATTAGAATATGATAATGCCTGTGTCAATAGAAAACCACGCCCGGGGCGTGGTTTTCTACATCGTTTAAAGGATGGATGAAGGACAAAATCAGGATTTGCTGTTTTCCTTTTTGCCCTTTTCGCTCTCTTCTCCCTCGTCGATCTCCTTCTTTTCCGGGGTCACATCGATCTCGTCTTCTCCAGATGTGGCTTTCTTGAAGTTTTTAATGCCCTTCCCAAGGCCGGCTCCTATTTCGGGCAGCTTTCCCGCCCCGAAGATGACGAGGACGATAACGAGGATGATTACCAGTTCCGAAACACCGAATCCAAACATCTTTTTCCCCCTTCTTTTTCCGCTCACCCGGGGACATGTCGGAGCTCCCCGACAGTCTTCCAGATGGAAACCCTCCCTAAGAAGATGTGGCTACACGTTGGACCAGTCCAGGCAGTTCATCAGGCGGGGTGGACTTGGAAATGTGCACTACCTTTGAAAACCCCTGTTGAGTGCCGCTCTCCCGGACAGTTCCTCCACTTTCCTTGACTGTTGAACTGTAGACGACAAGCAAACCTTCCTTCCTGTTGGGAAGACCCTTCACGGACATGAGAAAACGGGTTCCGCCTGATTGGGACATGATCCTGTCCAGAATGACTACGTCCGGTAAAATCTTCCTGTACAGTACGAAGCCCTCATTGCCGTCAGGCGCCACAAAGGTTCTGTATCCCTGTTCCCGGAACGCGTCGCTGAGCGTGGCCCTGTAAAACTCCTCGTCGTCGATTATGAGAATAACGGGTTTGCTGCCGGGATGCAACTGTGAAGGGGTCATGATGCGCGGAGGGGCTATTCTTCCCCCTGGTCCTCATTCTCGGGGGTATGACGTGGAGCCTGGGGTTTCTTCATGGCGTTTTTGATGATGAGCAGACCGTTTTTTCCTCCGGGAACAGGGCCTTTGATGGCAATGAGGTTCTGATCTTCCCGGACGTCCACCACCTGGAGGTTCTGAACCGTCACGGCGTGATTGCCCATCCGGCCGGCCATCTTGGTACCTTTGAAGACCTTGGCGGGATACGCCGCGGCGCCGATTGATCCGCCACCCCGTTTGCTCTCATGGGTGCCGTGGGATGCCTTGAATCCTTTGAAACCGTGCCGCTTCATAACCCCGGCAAACCCCTTTCCCTTGGAGGTGCCGGTGACGTCGATTAAGTCGCCCGTTTGGAATATCCCGGCGGTAATAACCTGCCCGGGCTTAAAGGACTCCGGATCGGGAACCCTGGCTTCCCTTAGATGTCTTTTCGGAGTGCTTTCGGATTTGGCGAAATGCCCGAGATCGGGCTTGTTGGTCCGCTTTTCACTCCTGTCGTCAAAACCGATCTGGATGGCATTATAACCTTCCTTTCCATCGGTCTTGACCTGGGTTACGGTGCAGGGTCCTGCCTGAACGAGGGTTACGGGAATGATGTTTCCCAAATGATCGAAGATCTGGGTCATACCCAGCTTCTTTCCCAGGATCAAGGTGGTCATCTTGTGTGCCTCCATTGACTATCTTATCCGCACTCGACCGCGGCGGATGTTTTAGCGGGAGGGGTGTCTTGTTACATGAAAAGGGGGTCTGCGTCAAGCCTCCCGAAAACCCGAATCCACAATGTTGATGACTTCGCAAAAAGTCCATTCGTGGCTTTTTGCTCTACGGAAAGTGAAAAGCGTCGTTTTTACTTTCCTCACAAATCAATGACTTACGTGGTAGGTCATTGATTTGGGCGCCCCAAGCGGGGCGCGTTGGGGACTTTTTGCGACTCTGTCAATGTTACATGGCGGAAGTGCATGGGAATCGAACCCACCGTCCCGGGTTTTAACCGGGACCACTGGATTTGAAGTCCAGGAGGGCCACCAGTGCCCTAGGCACTTCCAAGGAGAGAATATCCGCCGTCCGGGCTGGTGTCAAGAGTAACCCAGCGTCCAATGCCCGCCACGGCGTAGTCCACAGGACGAAGACGGGTTCAACGGGGAAAAAGCAGGTCATAAGCGAGGGATAAGTAAAATGGTCTAACAGGTAAGCGTCTCAAAATCATTGACAAATTTCGTACAGTGAAATTAATCTTGGGAGAAAATGTTCAATAGTCTCCTTTTGCGTGGGGTGTTTAATGAAAAAAATTGGAATTATTGGCGGACTGGGACCGGAATCAACTATCGACTACTATAAGGGAATTATTAATGCCTTTCGGCAACGAGAGGTCGGTTTGGCTGCCCCGGAAATCGTAATCTACAGCGCGAATGTAACTAAACTTCTGGAATTGCTTGAATCCAGGAAATGGGATAACTTGGCTAGTTGGTTGATTGACATGGTCAACGCACTTCACAAAGCAGGTGCGGAGTTTGCTGTAATTGCTTCCAACACACCGCATATAGTCTTTAATGAGGTAAAATCGAGATCTCCTATACCTATGCTGAGCATAGTTGAGGAAACATGCCGAAAGGCTGAAAGCTTAGGGTTAAAGAGACTCGGCCTCATGGGCACAAAATTCACCATGAAATCCGATTTTTTTCAGAAGCAATTTCTCGATAAAGGGATGTCGGTAGTCGTTCCCAAAAAAGATAATCAGCAAATCATCCATGATAAGCTCATGTCTGAAATTGAGTTGGGCGTTATAAAAAAATCAACCAGAGAGGAGCTCTTGTCCATAGTCAAACAAATGATAGACAAAGATTCTATTGAAGCCTTGATCCTTGGTTGTACCGAACTTCCCATGATTCTCAATAAAGACGAATATGGCATCCCCTTTCTAAACACAACTGCTATTCACATCGATAGCATAGTGCGATATTGCATTGAATAACAGGGAAGTTGAATGACCTCAAATCACTGGAAACAGAGCCATTCCACTTTATGATGGAAGGGTCGAGAATATCTCGGTCACGGTGGATGGAAACGAATATTGTTATGAGGATTACAAGGGAAATTTCAACCTCAAATTCGAACCGCACCCCGTCTGGAAAGGACACGTGGAGCGGGATTGATCAATCCGGATTATTACCCATGAATATCGTTCAGACCATAAGAAAAACTACCAGAAACTACCGGGACCATGGGTTGGGAATAACTGTTTCGAAA from Deltaproteobacteria bacterium encodes:
- a CDS encoding winged helix-turn-helix transcriptional regulator is translated as MEEDRGTQAEYLKALAHPTRISILEMLQKEGRCVTNIGEKLNLKQSNISQHLGILRSRGILSLRREGGHSIYCIKDPKALKILSLLQNS
- a CDS encoding twin-arginine translocase TatA/TatE family subunit — translated: MFGFGVSELVIILVIVLVIFGAGKLPEIGAGLGKGIKNFKKATSGEDEIDVTPEKKEIDEGEESEKGKKENSKS
- a CDS encoding response regulator, whose protein sequence is MTPSQLHPGSKPVILIIDDEEFYRATLSDAFREQGYRTFVAPDGNEGFVLYRKILPDVVILDRIMSQSGGTRFLMSVKGLPNRKEGLLVVYSSTVKESGGTVRESGTQQGFSKVVHISKSTPPDELPGLVQRVATSS
- the rplC gene encoding 50S ribosomal protein L3; translation: MTTLILGKKLGMTQIFDHLGNIIPVTLVQAGPCTVTQVKTDGKEGYNAIQIGFDDRSEKRTNKPDLGHFAKSESTPKRHLREARVPDPESFKPGQVITAGIFQTGDLIDVTGTSKGKGFAGVMKRHGFKGFKASHGTHESKRGGGSIGAAAYPAKVFKGTKMAGRMGNHAVTVQNLQVVDVREDQNLIAIKGPVPGGKNGLLIIKNAMKKPQAPRHTPENEDQGEE
- a CDS encoding amino acid racemase, translating into MKKIGIIGGLGPESTIDYYKGIINAFRQREVGLAAPEIVIYSANVTKLLELLESRKWDNLASWLIDMVNALHKAGAEFAVIASNTPHIVFNEVKSRSPIPMLSIVEETCRKAESLGLKRLGLMGTKFTMKSDFFQKQFLDKGMSVVVPKKDNQQIIHDKLMSEIELGVIKKSTREELLSIVKQMIDKDSIEALILGCTELPMILNKDEYGIPFLNTTAIHIDSIVRYCIE